A single window of Methylacidimicrobium sp. AP8 DNA harbors:
- a CDS encoding energy transducer TonB, with amino-acid sequence MIATLIASSASGSATTTKTSGFRPPEERTSGWGMGLAIVLAILFHAGLACVVLPGVPGSPVPAVAPLGPQYSSGSASVELVEEAPPVPSAAAPAREEHKAQEPELFRTPTQELAKKPAVASRSHRQPAQLRAPAHRGQAPNLGGGLVLSEPPYPLEALRHGWQGKVTLEVFVQEGRPAWVEVVSSSGHSVLDRSARQWALQHWKFPGITAGAFTEAVIFSLDGV; translated from the coding sequence GCGGGTCGGCAACAACAACGAAGACCTCGGGCTTCCGGCCGCCGGAGGAGCGAACCTCCGGTTGGGGCATGGGGCTGGCGATCGTCCTCGCCATCCTTTTTCACGCGGGCTTGGCTTGCGTGGTGCTGCCGGGGGTGCCCGGCAGCCCCGTCCCGGCGGTCGCTCCGCTCGGACCGCAGTATTCTTCGGGATCCGCATCCGTCGAGTTGGTCGAGGAAGCTCCGCCGGTTCCGAGCGCCGCCGCTCCTGCGCGCGAAGAGCACAAGGCGCAGGAGCCGGAGCTTTTCCGGACTCCGACGCAGGAGCTCGCCAAGAAGCCGGCGGTCGCTTCCCGCTCCCATCGGCAACCGGCTCAGCTTCGCGCCCCCGCCCATCGAGGTCAGGCCCCCAACTTGGGCGGAGGGTTGGTCCTTTCCGAGCCGCCCTATCCGCTCGAGGCCCTGCGCCACGGTTGGCAGGGCAAGGTGACCTTGGAAGTTTTCGTGCAGGAGGGGCGTCCCGCTTGGGTGGAGGTAGTTTCGAGCTCGGGCCACTCCGTTCTCGATAGAAGCGCGCGGCAATGGGCGCTCCAACACTGGAAGTTCCCCGGAATTACCGCGGGCGCCTTCACCGAGGCGGTGATCTTCAGCTTGGACGGGGTCTGA
- a CDS encoding superoxide dismutase: MASIISDCTERFRQKLFGKTGGISEKTLQMHLGLYAIQVRRAKELLSALEKGDSPKENQIDGSLFRARKLDLSYCLSAAKSHELYFSILGGAGGAPQGTLREWIDRDFGSFDSFLRDLRTTALASESWAWTCLDQASGRLLNLLGDGSVTVPFWGAAPLLAIDMEDHAFILDFGWDRAAYLDSVLAQIDWESVARFLPLV, from the coding sequence ATGGCATCCATCATCAGCGACTGCACCGAGCGATTCCGGCAGAAGCTTTTTGGCAAGACCGGCGGCATCTCGGAGAAGACCCTGCAGATGCACCTCGGCCTGTACGCCATCCAAGTCCGCAGGGCGAAGGAACTCTTGTCGGCGCTCGAAAAGGGCGACTCTCCGAAGGAGAACCAGATCGACGGTTCGCTCTTTCGGGCTCGGAAGCTCGACCTCTCCTATTGCCTCTCGGCGGCGAAGAGCCACGAGCTCTATTTCAGCATCCTCGGCGGGGCCGGCGGCGCTCCGCAAGGGACGCTCCGCGAATGGATCGACCGCGACTTCGGCTCCTTCGACAGCTTCTTGCGCGATCTCCGGACGACGGCATTGGCTTCCGAATCCTGGGCCTGGACCTGTCTTGACCAAGCAAGCGGCCGGCTCCTCAACCTGCTCGGCGACGGGAGCGTTACGGTCCCTTTTTGGGGAGCCGCTCCGCTTCTCGCCATCGATATGGAAGACCATGCCTTTATCCTGGATTTCGGTTGGGATCGCGCCGCCTACCTCGACTCGGTGCTCGCCCAGATCGACTGGGAGTCGGTGGCCCGATTTCTTCCCCTGGTCTAG